The Toxoplasma gondii ME49 chromosome XI, whole genome shotgun sequence region tgtatgtacacacgGGGGACCTCAACTGCAACCCCGACACAGTGGACAAGATCATTCGCGACATAAAAGGTGCGATTTACGCGTTTCGTTGTAGGGAGGGGAACGTCCCGAGGCTCTGCTCGCTGACTTCGTCTGGCGATAGCGAAAACGAAagccttttttttctccatgATGGAAAGGGAAATGATGCACAGCTTGTCTTGGAGAAAACCGTCTTTAGACCGGACGGTAAATCGAGGGGACCCCCCTCCATGCAAGGCTCGCCtacctcctctccttcctcgcattcttctgctgctgtctcgtcttcctcccgttcttcttcctctcttcctccttctgtctccggtCTGTCTGTTAAGGCCTttcaagagaagcgaggggagGCGTCTAACGTGTGTGGTTCTTCGAGCTTGAGCGAACACGTAGATCATTTGTTTCTCGACAACACCTATCTTCACCCTGTTTTTGATTTCTCCGCTTCCCAAGATAGCTTCTGccgcctcgtttcctcgatACGCTCCATTCTTTGCATCGTCTCGTCGCGAGGCACAGCACACAACAGACAGACGCGTCGAACGTTCCCCACTGACCTTCCCTCCCCCGCTGACTTCTCgtctccagtttcttcttcctcttcttcctcttcttcctctccttgcctCTGGCTTTTGGTTGGGACGGACTCGCTGGGGAAGGAGGACAtgctggtgtctctctcgcagaaGCTGGGAGTTCCGATtggcgtctccgtcgcccgGTTCGAAGCGATGAAAGTGTATGTAGAGCCCGCGGTTCTGTCTGCGCACTTCCGGCGAGGGCTGCCCACAGACCTCGAGAAGGCGCTAGCCTGTCAGACTCTCACGTTTCCTCCGCAGCGATCGACTCGGACCGCCTGCAAAGCGAGGCCGCTGCCTGTACAGGCCCTgtcgagagacgccgagtcGACACCCCGTGTCTCGACGGCACAGACGGGCCTTTGGGGCTGCTGCCCGTGCTCTCCTTGCCTCGTATGCCCCTCTTGCcaggcggcggagacaccgcagcgCCAAGGAAAATGTGACAGAACGGCAACTGAGGAAGAACTCAGGAAAGCAGGGAGGAAAAAAACTCGAACAGACGGAGGAGGGAtacgcgaaggagaaagaagtggaTCTGGAGGTGAAGGCGGGAGCGCgagtggagaggaggagggagaggagagagaaggagacatggaggacgaaggagaggagggaggagcgccagaaggagaagaacagaggcaattgagcgacgaagacgggaCAAATGTGCCTCTTCAGAGAGGCGAGCAGAAatggaagaaagacaggaagacagaggggCACCGACTGCAAGTGTTTGGTGTGAGCCGCCACCTGCTGCGCCGTAGTGTCACATGCCTTCACAACCAGTGGAAATCTGCGGCGTACAGGCACCGGAGCGCCGCTCGGCACCGGCGAAGGGAAGTGGGGAATGAGCACCAGGCTGACGAAGAGATCCTCTCGCGAACCGTCGTGGGCGTTTTCTGTTCAGGTACATGTTTGTTTCATAAAAGAATTTTGCTAGCTCGCAACCTGAGGTCAGGCATTGCTCACCAAAATGATCTGTACACGCTAGatatgcgcatgcatatacttctacatacacatatggACTTTACACAACCTGCCATATaagtatgtatatatatatatatatatatatctctaGATGTGTGTGAATTTCTAGATGAAGATACTcacagagacagctggaTGTTTGCCACCAGTGTTGTTCCTTTTTATGCCTTTGGCCTCTTTCATCAGGGCCTGTCGGCGGCATATGtatgtcttttttctgtgttttcaaGGTTGGACAAGCAGGAGCGCACAGCAAGacgcgcctgcctctctgaAGTTCCTCTATCATCGCTCAAGTCATTCGGCGGAAGATGAGAATGagccgctcttcctctctcttctccactcttctcaTTCCGACTTCTTTCATCTCTGCCGTTTGACTCTCGCCCTGCAACCGGaaactgtctctctcctctctccagtcCCATGTCCGTACACCCGAGAAAGGCGGCTGTCTATGCGTGCGAGATTCGCTTCCCACGCAACAGTCGACCCGGGATGCACTGCCGCACACTCAaggtttccttttcttggcCCCTCCACGAACGTCAATTCTTCCATGAGCAATTCTTCGCCTGCTTATTCAcaatcttcttctcttccccttgCGCCTTCAGGGagtcgctctctgcagctgaTCGGAGGCTGTGAACTGAGTGAGACTCCGAATAGAAGCCGACTGGAGCTGGCGGCATCACTgcccgagagagaagtggcAGGCAGTCTGGCTCTGACTGTGGGCGACTTGATCATGGAAGATGAGTTTCTTCAAGAGTTGACccaggaggcgcaggagtCTGCCTCGCCCTCAAGAGGAGAGGTTTCGCTGATGGCCTCTTCCTCAGGAGAAAAGGTGACATTCGAAATGCCTAACTCATCTCCATTTCATTTTtatccttcctctcccccgTCCTCCTTACCACTTCCTGTTCCATCtcctctcggtttctcttctccctccccttcgtcgacctctcggcctctcgcttcttcatcgtcgtcctcttcacTTCCTGCCTCTGgattgtctccttcttcctcttcttccctttctttctcctctgattcttcctctcgcaatgtttccgtttcctcttcctctcgttattcttcctcttcttctcccctttattcttcctcttcaaaTGGTGGCGCACAGCTGAAGGCGTacgacggcgacgaaggctTGCAGCTGTTCATGGAGGTTTGCGGCGttccctctgtctttctggCTGCtggtcgcgcatgcacttcgTCTTATGGATCTcgacagaaagggagaccTCTTTGTTCATCGAGAAGCCGAGCTCTCGCAGCGAGGCAAAGGCCCCGCGGCAGTGGCCAAGAAGCGgatctttttctctgtccgcGCCATGGCGCTTTGGCGGCGAAGCAGCACGAGTTGTTGGACCGCGAAGGCGGCGCTGAGCCCCTCCCGCGAGCGTTCGTCCATTGTATAGAGACCGAGACGACCTTGCCGTTTCGCTCCGCAGGCGACCGAGACTCGGAAAGTAAGCACACCTGTGCACTCACCAGACAGGAGGCTACGTTTCTCGATTCCCCGCCAGAAACGAGAGCCTGGAGcgaagacagacgaagacgtGTTCGGACGGAGAACGGGGTCGAAGTGGCGATTGGCGAAAGATCCGGAGGCGACGCCAGCGTCGGCTGTCTAGACACCTCAGCCGCGGGGCTTggcaagaaggcgaagaccaAGGAGTTTCCGTCTGAGGGATTTTTggtgtcttccttcttcatgaACACAAAACAACAGTGCAGAGAAATGCGGGGAGCGAGGCGGAAGGAGCCTTCTGTTTGTCCAGCGTTCACAGGTTCTCTATCAGAGCATAAGGAAAACAGTGCTCTGTGGAACGCGAAGTCGTTCGCGACTCTCAGCGCTTCCAGAggcgaagccgaagaagacgttctctgcgaagaagaacatgTTCAGCTTCTCTCGGTGGTTAGAAAACAAGACGTGAAAGAACGAGgacagacagggagagatgaaaaagagagcaacgagaaagagagagaagaagggagagaaacagggaaggGATCGAGGTCCGTGGTTCCTCCTCGAAAATTCGTCAGTCGGCCCGTGCAGGGTAAAGGCCTTCTCAGGAAAAAGTGAAGGAaacgtttctgtctccagtcGTCCACCTGTTCGACTCTTTTGCCGTGTGAAAATCAGGGAAAACTGAAATCCTTTCTTGTCACTGCCGCGCTGCTTTGGCTGTCCCCCTTCCAACGAAAAGACTACACGCAATCACGTCGAGTATGCAAATGGGACATCACAGCTACATGCACTGACACACATGtaaatacataaatatataaatgtgtGGATCTGTATATTTTTACATATAATGTAAGTATATATAGATGTGCCTACGTACGTCTACGTGTACGtatttatacatgtatgcatatatatatatata contains the following coding sequences:
- a CDS encoding hypothetical protein (encoded by transcript TGME49_311730), with translation MPVPGPLPFTTIFVDFFRLPFDLRRRTANPDAAKGAPTSEAEVSKSSAVLPAPLSSSSPPIGPFNPRLPSSSLFARPFVSSWSASTSCASSRPSSLPFSSALSSRPCESGSPPPSPLSSYSKGERGNKQFEEREGKTHAYRGSSEDGQGPGEDDEEGRDRHIHQGRDSPQGTSGPSVDGKRISGGLGIEDEGIGGNEEFHFYSDNPWVFLLSHLHTDHISGLHGRWQEGRIFCSPTTRRLLLLRFPNLASRVAALGLHRVYSFFFHSGESRKANTDAALEADRGSSLHVCGGGRWKGGAGVPRRDGEDSCAFPAIQTPHAEGPVSDESEIEFSREAKLDLDETNEASRGRGGGSEGVEKTAHGESEGHFKRPDGCRTHEDAICVRLMLLDAHHCPGAVLFVLQSPAFGVYVHTGDLNCNPDTVDKIIRDIKGAIYAFRCREGNVPRLCSLTSSGDSENESLFFLHDGKGNDAQLVLEKTVFRPDGKSRGPPSMQGSPTSSPSSHSSAAVSSSSRSSSSLPPSVSGLSVKAFQEKRGEASNVCGSSSLSEHVDHLFLDNTYLHPVFDFSASQDSFCRLVSSIRSILCIVSSRGTAHNRQTRRTFPTDLPSPADFSSPVSSSSSSSSSSPCLWLLVGTDSLGKEDMLVSLSQKLGVPIGVSVARFEAMKVYVEPAVLSAHFRRGLPTDLEKALACQTLTFPPQRSTRTACKARPLPVQALSRDAESTPRVSTAQTGLWGCCPCSPCLVCPSCQAAETPQRQGKCDRTATEEELRKAGRKKTRTDGGGIREGERSGSGGEGGSASGEEEGEEREGDMEDEGEEGGAPEGEEQRQLSDEDGTNVPLQRGEQKWKKDRKTEGHRLQVFGVSRHLLRRSVTCLHNQWKSAAYRHRSAARHRRREVGNEHQADEEILSRTVVGVFCSGWTSRSAQQDAPASLKFLYHRSSHSAEDENEPLFLSLLHSSHSDFFHLCRLTLALQPETVSLLSPVPCPYTRERRLSMRARFASHATVDPGCTAAHSRFPFLGPSTNVNSSMSNSSPAYSQSSSLPLAPSGSRSLQLIGGCELSETPNRSRLELAASLPEREVAGSLALTVGDLIMEDEFLQELTQEAQESASPSRGEVSLMASSSGEKVTFEMPNSSPFHFYPSSPPSSLPLPVPSPLGFSSPSPSSTSRPLASSSSSSSLPASGLSPSSSSSLSFSSDSSSRNVSVSSSSRYSSSSSPLYSSSSNGGAQLKAYDGDEGLQLFMEVCGVPSVFLAAGRACTSSYGSRQKGRPLCSSRSRALAARQRPRGSGQEADLFLCPRHGALAAKQHELLDREGGAEPLPRAFVHCIETETTLPFRSAGDRDSESKHTCALTRQEATFLDSPPETRAWSEDRRRRVRTENGVEVAIGERSGGDASVGCLDTSAAGLGKKAKTKEFPSEGFLVSSFFMNTKQQCREMRGARRKEPSVCPAFTGSLSEHKENSALWNAKSFATLSASRGEAEEDVLCEEEHVQLLSVVRKQDVKERGQTGRDEKESNEKEREEGRETGKGSRSVVPPRKFVSRPVQGKGLLRKK